One stretch of Buteo buteo chromosome Z, bButBut1.hap1.1, whole genome shotgun sequence DNA includes these proteins:
- the C9 gene encoding complement component C9 isoform X2: protein MRSMHVILQLIPILCNLEVAASLWGESRSSSEKAFHRGTRELNAPSPIDCKLSSWNAWGPCDPCTYQRFRSRRIERFGQFDGRPCLETLGDTQSCKTSQVCPEEPEPDCGTDFECNSGRCIKRRLVCNADNDCGDFSDEDNCESNPRSPCHNHDIDVSEIGRTAGQGINILGMQPMASPFDNDFFNGLCERVRDGNTRTYYRKPWNVGVLNYDTKADKTFTSVFYHDRVKMLREVYIEKQKHFNADLSLKYTPTEGSNKNGLEQKFKYHYNKNSSLSSILKSSTERNQTFLHVKGKIQLGRFQMRSRDVRLTDSFLDDLNLLPAEYDKGEYFKFLEDYGTHYAVSGTVGGKYELVYVLDNYAMSRTGITVEDVKRCLGYHLGVNIAYEDLHADVNIEGGKCEKIHVKDKSELKDDAVIDDVISFVDGGTIDFSVKIKEMLLRGSKMVDVEDYIQWAKSLVDAPVVIQQRLSLMEAGAVGAPGPPASMEKALELASVIILHQNLMADHAREKALKNGPVEKQNSYAAEKQKTIMDSKPILQITVSTGHLAIQEQWNAMT, encoded by the exons ATGAGAAGCATGCATGTTATCCTGCAGCTTATACCCATACTATGCAATTTAGAGGTGGCTGCCTCACTTTGGGGGGAAAGCAGAAG ctcttcagaaaaagctttccACAGGGGAACAAGAGAACTGAATGCTCCATCTCCAATAGATTGTAAGCTGAGCAGCTGGAATGCGTGGGGACCCTGTGACCCCTGCACCTACCAAAGG TTTCGCTCTAGACGTATTGAAAGATTCGGACAGTTTGATGGAAGACCATGCCTGGAGACCTTAGGAGACACACAAAGCTGTAAAACCAGCCAAGTCTGTCCTGAAGAACCAGAACCAGACTGTGGTACTGACTTTGAATGCAATTCTg GTCGATGTATAAAGCGACGACTTGTGTGTAATGCAGATAATGACTGTGGAGACTTTTCTGATGAAGATAACTGTGAATCCAACCCACGATCACCATGCCATAACCATGATATTGATGTCTCTGAAATTGGCAGGACTGCAGGGCAAGG AATCAATATTCTAGGGATGCAGCCAATGGCCAGCCCATTTGACAATGACTTTTTCAATGGTCTTTGTGAAAGGGTGCGTGACGGAAACACGCGGACATACTACCGCAAGCCATGGAACGTGGGTGTTCTCAATTACGAT acaaaagcagacaaaaccTTCACATCTGTGTTCTACCATGACCGTGTAAAAATGTTACGGGAAGTTtatatagaaaaacaaaaacactttaATGCTGACCTATCTTTGAAATACACACCTACTGAAGGAAGTAACAAAAATGGTTTAGAACAAAAGTTCAAGTATCACTATAACAAGAATTCAAGTTTAAGCTCTATCCTGAAAAGCTCCACAGAAAGG AACCAAACCTTTCTGCATGTAAAAGGAAAGATTCAGCTGGGAAGATTCCAAATGAGGAGTCGTGATGTCCGTCTCACAGATAGTTTCCTTGATGATCTAAACTTGCTGCCTGCTGAATATGATAAGGGGGAATATTTCAAATTCCTAGAAGATTATGGAACCCACTATGCAGTCTCTGGAACTGTAGGAGGAAAATATGAACTTGTGTACGTGCTGGATAATTACGCTATGTCTCGAACAG GTATCACTGTAGAAGATGTGAAAAGATGCCTCGGCTACCACTTAGGTGTCAATATTGCGTATGAAGACTTACATGCCGATGTTAATATTGAGGGTGGTAAATGTGAAAAGATTCATGTGAAGGACAAGT cagaacttAAGGATGACGCTGTCATTGATGATGTTATCTCCTTCGTTGATGGAGGGACAattgatttttcagttaaaataaaagaaatgttacTGCGAGGATCCAAAATGGTTGATGTAGAGGATTACATACAGTGGGCTAAGTCTTTGGTTGATGCTCCAGTAGTGATACAGCAACGG TTGTCACTGATGGAGGCTGGAGCTGTTGGAGCGCCTGGTCCACCTGCGTCAATGGAGAAAGCACTCGAACTCGCCAGTGTAATAATCCTACACCAGAACCTGATGGCAGACCATGCCAGGGAGAAAGCATTGAAAAACGGCCCTGTGGAGAAGCAAAATAGTTATGCTGCTGAAAAACAG aaaacaataatgGATTCCAAACCGATTCTACAAATCACAGTTTCTACTGGCCATCTGGCTATCCAAGAGCAATGGAATGCCATGACTTAA
- the C9 gene encoding complement component C9 isoform X1: MRSMHVILQLIPILCNLEVAASLWGESRSSSEKAFHRGTRELNAPSPIDCKLSSWNAWGPCDPCTYQRFRSRRIERFGQFDGRPCLETLGDTQSCKTSQVCPEEPEPDCGTDFECNSGRCIKRRLVCNADNDCGDFSDEDNCESNPRSPCHNHDIDVSEIGRTAGQGINILGMQPMASPFDNDFFNGLCERVRDGNTRTYYRKPWNVGVLNYDTKADKTFTSVFYHDRVKMLREVYIEKQKHFNADLSLKYTPTEGSNKNGLEQKFKYHYNKNSSLSSILKSSTERNQTFLHVKGKIQLGRFQMRSRDVRLTDSFLDDLNLLPAEYDKGEYFKFLEDYGTHYAVSGTVGGKYELVYVLDNYAMSRTGITVEDVKRCLGYHLGVNIAYEDLHADVNIEGGKCEKIHVKDKSELKDDAVIDDVISFVDGGTIDFSVKIKEMLLRGSKMVDVEDYIQWAKSLVDAPVVIQQRPSPIHTLVPVKMRNAYLKKQNLERAIEDYVTEYSVCKCEPCKNGGTLVLVDGACTCMCSSYFKGIACQIPKSTLVKVVTDGGWSCWSAWSTCVNGESTRTRQCNNPTPEPDGRPCQGESIEKRPCGEAK; the protein is encoded by the exons ATGAGAAGCATGCATGTTATCCTGCAGCTTATACCCATACTATGCAATTTAGAGGTGGCTGCCTCACTTTGGGGGGAAAGCAGAAG ctcttcagaaaaagctttccACAGGGGAACAAGAGAACTGAATGCTCCATCTCCAATAGATTGTAAGCTGAGCAGCTGGAATGCGTGGGGACCCTGTGACCCCTGCACCTACCAAAGG TTTCGCTCTAGACGTATTGAAAGATTCGGACAGTTTGATGGAAGACCATGCCTGGAGACCTTAGGAGACACACAAAGCTGTAAAACCAGCCAAGTCTGTCCTGAAGAACCAGAACCAGACTGTGGTACTGACTTTGAATGCAATTCTg GTCGATGTATAAAGCGACGACTTGTGTGTAATGCAGATAATGACTGTGGAGACTTTTCTGATGAAGATAACTGTGAATCCAACCCACGATCACCATGCCATAACCATGATATTGATGTCTCTGAAATTGGCAGGACTGCAGGGCAAGG AATCAATATTCTAGGGATGCAGCCAATGGCCAGCCCATTTGACAATGACTTTTTCAATGGTCTTTGTGAAAGGGTGCGTGACGGAAACACGCGGACATACTACCGCAAGCCATGGAACGTGGGTGTTCTCAATTACGAT acaaaagcagacaaaaccTTCACATCTGTGTTCTACCATGACCGTGTAAAAATGTTACGGGAAGTTtatatagaaaaacaaaaacactttaATGCTGACCTATCTTTGAAATACACACCTACTGAAGGAAGTAACAAAAATGGTTTAGAACAAAAGTTCAAGTATCACTATAACAAGAATTCAAGTTTAAGCTCTATCCTGAAAAGCTCCACAGAAAGG AACCAAACCTTTCTGCATGTAAAAGGAAAGATTCAGCTGGGAAGATTCCAAATGAGGAGTCGTGATGTCCGTCTCACAGATAGTTTCCTTGATGATCTAAACTTGCTGCCTGCTGAATATGATAAGGGGGAATATTTCAAATTCCTAGAAGATTATGGAACCCACTATGCAGTCTCTGGAACTGTAGGAGGAAAATATGAACTTGTGTACGTGCTGGATAATTACGCTATGTCTCGAACAG GTATCACTGTAGAAGATGTGAAAAGATGCCTCGGCTACCACTTAGGTGTCAATATTGCGTATGAAGACTTACATGCCGATGTTAATATTGAGGGTGGTAAATGTGAAAAGATTCATGTGAAGGACAAGT cagaacttAAGGATGACGCTGTCATTGATGATGTTATCTCCTTCGTTGATGGAGGGACAattgatttttcagttaaaataaaagaaatgttacTGCGAGGATCCAAAATGGTTGATGTAGAGGATTACATACAGTGGGCTAAGTCTTTGGTTGATGCTCCAGTAGTGATACAGCAACGG cctTCTCCAATACATACACTTGTTCCAGTTAAGATGAGAAACGCgtatttaaagaaacaaaatttggaAAGAGCAATTGAAGACTACGTTACTGAATACAGTGTGTGCAAATGTGAACCCTGCAAAAATGGAGGCACCCTTGTGCTGGTAGATGGGGCCTGTACATGCATGTGCTCAAGCTACTTTAAGGGAATTGCTTGTCAGATTCCCAAATCTACATTAGTTAAAG TTGTCACTGATGGAGGCTGGAGCTGTTGGAGCGCCTGGTCCACCTGCGTCAATGGAGAAAGCACTCGAACTCGCCAGTGTAATAATCCTACACCAGAACCTGATGGCAGACCATGCCAGGGAGAAAGCATTGAAAAACGGCCCTGTGGAGAAGCAAAATAG